In the Paramisgurnus dabryanus chromosome 18, PD_genome_1.1, whole genome shotgun sequence genome, ACTAGAAGAGCGGAGGACATTAAACAAGACCCTTACACTGTAAGTCTTATAAAAGTCTCAGATATGAGAACACCTATCATTGCTCTTATTTTCTGCTTTCTGTTGCAGTATAGATGCACAGCTCATCTGCCTGACCTGTACATTGATGTTCATGTAAGTGAGAAAGACAAATCTGCAGATATAAATTGCTTTtaattgtttctaaacattgtattttaaaacatttatatatgtgtatgcatgtatgtacagtatatacagtatgtaaaagtGCTGAGATAACActtttatattattactgtAATGATGACAGAACGCCTGTGTGATGCCCACTATGATCTCTTATCTGTCTGCACTGGATAACCTGCGAGAACGGCGGTGTACAAATAGCAGGGAAGTGCATACCCTTGTTGGTTTGATCAGGCAGCTCTATACCTTCATGTCCCAAAAATG is a window encoding:
- the LOC135776730 gene encoding cytokine-like protein 1 — translated: MLAYKYTWLVLVLIPVAWAQPYPIPPTCYTKVLTMAREITRRAEDIKQDPYTYRCTAHLPDLYIDVHNACVMPTMISYLSALDNLRERRCTNSREVHTLVGLIRQLYTFMSQKCHGDLVFTSNNCAALQRRRWRG